In one Solanum lycopersicum chromosome 11, SLM_r2.1 genomic region, the following are encoded:
- the LOC101267762 gene encoding GLABRA2 expression modulator isoform X1, translated as MTKQQNDDGGKENAAVAAEEQKTSYVVNPDQGTKPDPKCVQQENTITIASVNENKIGKIENEGIKSANGLNKSKKSVHWSQELVTESYVQRTTGNRGSNPYLVHSPAPVNNSASVNIKNKMENVKDVLGRWGKKVGEATKKAEDIAGNTWQHLKTSPSIADAALGRIAQGTKVLAEGGYDKIFRQTFEADPEEQLRNSFACYLSTSAGPVMGVLYLSTAKLAFCSDNPLPYKNENKTKWSYYKVIIPLHQLKAIYPSSSRTNSLEKYIQAISIDSHEFWFMGFLNYTGAVKCLQDTLQARTLQVV; from the exons ATGACGAAGCAGCAAAACGACGATGGCGGGAAAGAGAACGCGGCGGTGGCGGCAGAGGAGCAGAAGACCAGCTACGTTGTGAATCCTGATCAAGGTACGAAACCGGATCCGAAATGTGTGCAACAGGAGAATACTATTACAATTGCCTCTGTAAATGAGaataaaattggtaaaatcGAAAATGAAGGAATCAAATCGGCGAACGGTTTGAATAAATCGAAGAAATCGGTGCATTGGAGTCAGGAATTGGTGACGGAGTCGTACGTGCAGAGAACAACCGGTAACAGGGGATCGAATCCTTACTTAGTTCATTCTCCGGCTCCGGTCAACAATTCTGCTTCCGTCAATATCAAAA aTAAAATGGAGAATGTCAAAGATGTACTTGGTAGATGGGGGAAGAAGGTTGGTGAAGCAACAAAGAAGGCAGAGGATATTGCTGGCAACACATGGCAACACT TGAAAACGAGTCCTAGTATTGCTGATGCTGCCTTAGGAAGAATTGCACAGGGAACAAAGGTTTTGGCTGAAGGTGGTTATGACAAGATATTCCGCCAAACATTTGAGGCAGATCCTGAGGAGCAACTTCGGAATTCATTTGCATGTTATTTATCGACCTCAGCTGGACCAGTAATGGGAGTGTTATATTTATCTACGGCAAAGCTTGCTTTTTGTAGCGATAACCCCCTTCCCTACAAAAACGAAAACAAGACTAAATGGAGCTATTACAAG GTTATCATCCCGTTGCATCAGCTTAAAGCAATTTATCCTTCATCAAGCAGAACCAATTCGTTAGAAAAGTACATCCAAGCTATCTCTATTGACAGCCATGAATTTTGGTTTATGGGATTTCTAAATTACACTGGTGCTGTGAAGTGCCTGCAAGACACGCTACAAGCACGCACTTTGCAAGTCGTGTGA
- the LOC101267762 gene encoding GLABRA2 expression modulator isoform X2 gives MTKQQNDDGGKENAAVAAEEQKTSYVVNPDQGIKSANGLNKSKKSVHWSQELVTESYVQRTTGNRGSNPYLVHSPAPVNNSASVNIKNKMENVKDVLGRWGKKVGEATKKAEDIAGNTWQHLKTSPSIADAALGRIAQGTKVLAEGGYDKIFRQTFEADPEEQLRNSFACYLSTSAGPVMGVLYLSTAKLAFCSDNPLPYKNENKTKWSYYKVIIPLHQLKAIYPSSSRTNSLEKYIQAISIDSHEFWFMGFLNYTGAVKCLQDTLQARTLQVV, from the exons ATGACGAAGCAGCAAAACGACGATGGCGGGAAAGAGAACGCGGCGGTGGCGGCAGAGGAGCAGAAGACCAGCTACGTTGTGAATCCTGATCAAG GAATCAAATCGGCGAACGGTTTGAATAAATCGAAGAAATCGGTGCATTGGAGTCAGGAATTGGTGACGGAGTCGTACGTGCAGAGAACAACCGGTAACAGGGGATCGAATCCTTACTTAGTTCATTCTCCGGCTCCGGTCAACAATTCTGCTTCCGTCAATATCAAAA aTAAAATGGAGAATGTCAAAGATGTACTTGGTAGATGGGGGAAGAAGGTTGGTGAAGCAACAAAGAAGGCAGAGGATATTGCTGGCAACACATGGCAACACT TGAAAACGAGTCCTAGTATTGCTGATGCTGCCTTAGGAAGAATTGCACAGGGAACAAAGGTTTTGGCTGAAGGTGGTTATGACAAGATATTCCGCCAAACATTTGAGGCAGATCCTGAGGAGCAACTTCGGAATTCATTTGCATGTTATTTATCGACCTCAGCTGGACCAGTAATGGGAGTGTTATATTTATCTACGGCAAAGCTTGCTTTTTGTAGCGATAACCCCCTTCCCTACAAAAACGAAAACAAGACTAAATGGAGCTATTACAAG GTTATCATCCCGTTGCATCAGCTTAAAGCAATTTATCCTTCATCAAGCAGAACCAATTCGTTAGAAAAGTACATCCAAGCTATCTCTATTGACAGCCATGAATTTTGGTTTATGGGATTTCTAAATTACACTGGTGCTGTGAAGTGCCTGCAAGACACGCTACAAGCACGCACTTTGCAAGTCGTGTGA
- the LOC101268243 gene encoding ATP-dependent 6-phosphofructokinase 5, chloroplastic, whose product MESLSPAIGSNPIRPTTTISGENELLISSVKSIKLPPVARRKMRMRVAAQSSNFVVPNNIDFNDPDWKVKYEREFEARFNIPHITDLFPDAVSYPSTFCLKMRTPVTEDFAQGYPSDEEWHGYINNNDRVLLKTINYSSPTSAGAECIDPDCTWVEQWVHRAGPREKIYFKPEEVKAAIITCGGLCPGLNDVIRQIVITLEIYGVKQIVGIPFGYRGFSNNDLAEMPLSRKVVQNVHLSGGSLLGVSRGGPKVSDIVDSIQERGINMLFVIGGNGTHAGANAIHDECRRRRMQVAVVGVPKTIDNDIMLMDKTFGFDTAVEEAQRAINSAYIEAHSAYHGIGIVKLMGRSSGFIAMHASLASGQIDICLIPEVPFNLHGPHGVLQHLKYLLETKGSAVICVAEGAGQDFLEKTNAKDASGNAVLGDIGVHIQQQIKKYFKEIGVTTDVKYIDPTYMIRACRANASDGILCTVLGQNAVHGAFAGYSGITVGICNTHYVYFPIPEVIAQPKVVDPNSRMWHRCLTSTGQPDFL is encoded by the exons ATGGAGTCGCTTTCGCCGGCGATCGGATCAAATCCGATTCGACCGACGACGACTATTTCCGGCGAAAATGAGCTCCTCATCAGCTCCGTCAAGTCGATTAAGTTGCCGCCTGTAGCTCGCCGGAAAATGAGAATGAGAGTTGCAGCTCAATCAAGTAATTTCGTCGTCCCTAACAACATCGATTTCAACGATCCGGATTGGAAAGTGAAGTATGAGAGAGAATTCGAAGCTCGTTTCAATATTCCTCACATTACTGATCTATTTCCCGACGCCGTTTCGTATCCTTCCACTTTCTGTCTCAAAATGAG AACTCCAGTCACTGAGGATTTTGCACAAGGATATCCTTCAGATGAAGAATGGCATGGATACATCAATAACAATGACAGAGTACTTCTTAAA ACTATTAATTATTCCTCTCCGACTTCTGCTGGTGCTGAGTGCATTGATCCCGATTGTACGTGGGTAGAGCAATG GGTTCATCGTGCTGGTCCTCgagagaaaatatatttcaaaccaGAGGAGGTGAAAGCAGCAATCATAACCTGTGGTGGACTATGCCCAGGTCTTAATGACGTTATTCGACAG ATAGTTATCACCCTTGAGATATACGGTGTGAAGCAAATTGTGGGGATTCCATTTGGGTACCGTGGGTTTTCAAACAATGATTTAGCTGAAATGCCA TTATCCAGGAAAGTGGTTCAAAATGTTCATCTTTCCGGTGGAAGCTTGCTAGGTGTATCACGTGGAGGTCCTAAAGTTTCCGACATTGTGGATAGCATTCAG GAAAGAGGAATAAACATGCTCTTTGTGATCGGTGGAAATGGTACACATGCTGGCGCAAACGCAATTCATGATGAG TGTCGTAGAAGACGTATGCAGGTAGCTGTAGTTGGTGTGCCAAAAACTATAGACAATGATATTATGCTTATGGACAAAACATTTGGTTTTGATACTGCTGTTGAAGAAGCACAGAGAGCCATTAATTCTGCTTATATTGAG GCACATAGTGCATATCATGGTATCGGAATTGTGAAGTTGATGGGTCGTAGCAGTGGTTTTATAGCTATGCATGCATCACTAGCTAGTGGACAGATAGACATATGCTTGATTCCAGAG GTGCCTTTTAATCTGCACGGGCCTCATGGCGTGTTGCAGCATCTGAAATATCTGCTTGAGACAAAGGGATCAGCTGTGATTTGTGTAGCAGAGGGGGCAGGGCAG GATTTCCTTGAGAAAACCAATGCAAAGGATGCATCTGGAAATGCTGTACTTGGAGATATTGGTGTTCATATACAACAACAG ATCAAAAAGTACTTCAAGGAAATTGGGGTTACAACTGATGTTAAATACATTGATCCTACCTACATGATCCGTGCTTGCCGTGCAAATGCATCAGATGGAATTCTCTGTACTGTACTAGGTCAAAATGCT GTTCATGGTGCGTTTGCTGGATATAGCGGGATCACAGTTGGCATATGCAATACTCATTATGTGTACTTCCCGATTCCAGAAGTCATTGCTCAACCCAAAGTTGTGGATCCTAACAGCCGCATGTGGCATCGTTGCTTAACATCCACAGGCCAGCCGGACTTTCTTTGA
- the LOC101261480 gene encoding cyclin-D4-1-like encodes MGENSNDLLLCTETKNLCFDDLDSLANDDQKIQEKSKVLNFDYGRSVALIDLLPCLSEESFSVMLEREKVFLPKDDYLKRLRIGDLDLNHRREAVNWIWKAHVHYGFGELSFCLSINYLDRFLSLYELPRGKIWTIQLLAVACLSLAVKMEEINVPLTVDLQVGEPKFLFEGKTIQRMELLVLSTLRWRMQAYTPCTFIDYFMRKMNLDEFPSMRLVSRSIQLILSIIKGIDFLEFRSSEIAAAVAMSVSWERPQAKDIDKAMSCFSIQVEKDRVMKCFELIQDLTLVSGTSATAAAAATSVPQTPNGVLEAACLSYKSGEGTVLSCQNAKRRKLDTNIIS; translated from the exons atGGGTGAAAACAGTAATGATTTGTTACTTTGTACAGAAACTAAAAATCTTTGCTTTGATGATCTTGATTCTTTGGCAAATGATGaccaaaaaattcaagaaaagagTAAAGTTTTGAACTTTGACTATGGCAGATCAGTGGCATTGATTGATTTGTTGCCATGTCTAAGTGAAGAAAGCTTTTCTGTTATGTTGGAAagggaaaaagtatttttacCAAAAGATGATTATCTTAAGAGATTGAGAATTGGGGATTTGGATTTGAATCATAGAAGAGAAGCTGTTAATTGGATTTGGAag GCTCATGTGCATTATGGATTTGGAGAGCTGAGTTTTTGTTTGTCAAtaaattaccttgataggtttCTGTCTTTGTATGAATTGCCA AGAGGTAAAATTTGGACAATTCAATTGTTAGCTGTAGCCTGTTTATCCCTTGCTGTCAAAATGGAAGAAATTAATGTTCCTTTGACTGTTGATTTACAG GTAGGTGAGCCTAAGTTTTTATTTGAAGGCAAAACAATACAAAGAATGGAACTTTTGGTGTTGAGCACATTGAGATGGAGAATGCAGGCTTATACACCTTGCAcattcattgattattttatgaGAAAGATGAATCTTGATGAATTCCCATCGATGCGATTGGTTTCTAGATCGATTCAGCTAATATTAAGCATAATCAAAG GTATTGACTTCTTGGAATTCAGGTCTTCTGAAATTGCAGCAGCAGTGGCAATGTCTGTTTCATGGGAAAGGCCACAAGCAAAAGACATTGATAAGGCAATGTCTTGCTTCTCCATACAAGTTGAAAAG GACAGAgtgatgaagtgttttgaacTGATTCAAGATTTGACATTGGTTAGTGGGACTAGTGCTACTGCTGCAGCAGCAGCAACATCAGTGCCTCAAACTCCCAATGGGGTGTTGGAAGCTGCTTGTTTGAGCTACAAAAGTGGTGAAGGAACAGTCCTTTCATGTCAAAATGCAAAAAGGAGGAAACTTGACACAAACATCATCTCATGA